Below is a window of Candidatus Poribacteria bacterium DNA.
CAAATTCTGACGGACGGCACCCGCTTTCGAGCCGGGAATGCACCCATCCATGAAATACGCATCCAAGGAAATCAGAAGATATCCGAAGCACAGATTCAACAGGCACTTGAAAACGGTTCCGAGGATCTTGAACAAGCCCTCAAAACACTCTATAAAGCGATGCCCTACTTTGAAGAGGTAAACCTAAAAGTCGATGAGGAAAATTCTAAATACATCGCCACAATTACTGTTGATGAGAAACCGCTTTCTAACACTTATCTCGGTCTTAATCCGCCGATACGCTTCGGATTTAATCGAGTAACCGGCTGGGAAATCGGTACCGGTTTTGAAGTGGGCAAACGAAAAGATTTGGGACCGCTTTGGGCATGGCGCGTCAGCAATTCAAGGAGTGAGCAAACTTCAAATTTCTTTGGAAAGGCAAGTTATGCATTCGGCAATCCGCATGTCCATTATCGCATGGGCGGCACTGCGAATTGGGGAAAACCGTATATCTGGAATCTCGGGCTCACAGCGCAAATTCATCGCTTAACAGATGCAGTTGCCCCTGAAATGTTTCCAAACTACAACAATAACGCATCTATTTCTCAACGCGTCATTGGTATAGCAGACCTTCAAAATTACTATCTGCGACAAGGTGCGGAGATCGCGTTGCGATGGGCACCGGTGCTGCCGACCCACGCGTTCAAATTGGCGATGGTTACAGAATCCCACGCGAGTCTACAGAAAAGCACGGATTGGTTTGTCGCCAATTGGAAATCGAACCTCCAGGTGAGGGACAACCCTCCCATAAGTCCCGGTCGAATGCGAAGTCTCACCCTCCAATACGACTTTAAGGATCAAGCAAGTCTCTTGGGATGGCATAATACCCTTCTCATTGAACATAGCAACGCCGCTGTCGGCTCCGATTTCGATTTCACACGCTTGCTGTTGCATCTTCGGTACGCTTTCCGACTCCAGAATAACCGAATCCGAACTCGATTTCTATTTGGGTTTTCCGACTCGACTTTACCAATTCAACGCCAATTTGTCATTGATGGGATGGGGGGACTCAGAGGGTATTCTTGGAGAAAACCGGCAAGTGAATCTGAAGGTCCAATAACTTACAAGAGTGGACACAGGTCTTCTCCATACACGTTTGCGGGAGACCGCGGATTCCTCCTCAACATCGAATACCATCATCGTTTATCGAATCTACTCAGTTGGCGTATTTTCAGAAATGCCTTTGCTATTGTGTTTTTTGATGAGGGGCAAGTCTGGAACGTATCGGGTCCAAAGTATATCTTCGATCCGAAAGGGAATATCGGCCTCGGTTTACAATTTGGAGCAGGCGAGGATGTTTTCCGAGTCAACATTGCAAAAGCCTTTGAATCCAGCAGAGGTATCCACGTTACGACAGTCTGGTCCCAGCGTTTTTAGTCAGTAAGCGTCAGGAATCGGAATTCCCTCCTACAAGAAAACTGAATCGTCCTGCCCAAATCTGGTTTAGAAGTGGATTAAATTCGTTCTATATGTTACACTCTTGTTCAGGGATTTAGGAACGAAATTCATGTCCAAGCATTGAACCTACCTTCAAGCCAGAAAAAATGCGAACCATCCAGTTGTTAGCCATTTTCATCGTGATGTCCTCGTCCGTTATCCTGTCGAATTCAGCGGGTGATTCGGACAGATTCACCTTCGTCCGTCTAAAGTATGGCGGTCAACTCACGCGACGCAGTAGTTGGCGCGTCGATTGGCCCGCGTCTGATCGGAATTTTATCTGGCAGCTCCGTAAACAGACGAATATTGATGCTGATCCCCGTGAAAAGATTATTGACGTTGGTGCGACGGAGTTGTTTGAATATCCGTTTGCATACATATTGGAGGTCGGGAGTTTGCGGTTAAGCCGAAGAGAAGCGAAGAACCTCCGTGAATATCTCCTACGCGGTGGCTTTATCTTCGTTGACGATTTCCACGGCGAACGCGAATGGAAATGGTTCTATGCCGAGTTCAAGAAGATTTTTCCAGAACGAGATCCGGTGGACATCCCTATATCGCATCCGATCTTCCGATGCTTCTTCAAGATCGAGGAACTCGTCCAGATTCCTGGGCTCCGCTCACTTTTTAGTGGACGAACGTATGAGAGATATGACGGTTACCCCGCATACTGCCGCGGGGTTTATGACGACAACGGACGGCTGATGATGATGATTAACTTCAATACTGACCTTGGGGACGCATGGGAACATGCCGCAGAGGAGTTCTACCCGCGCGAGTATTCAAATGTCGCATTGCAGATGGGTATCAATGCGGTTATCTATGCGCTCACGCATTAAGGCTTCACGATCACGGAACATTGATGTTTGATAAAGATCTTTTGGATATGTTATACTTAACGCATCATCAAAATCTTCTGCGTGGAAACCTTGCCCCTTAGGGTGGGGGACGTGACAAACTTTGGAAGGGTAGCACGCTTTAGTACCCGCAAAATGGAGAAAGCATATATGCTCAGTCGTAAAGAGAAGTTAGAATTTTACGAAAACGGCTATATTTCTATCCCCGGTGTTGTACCACGGCTCATGATAGATGCTGCGCGGCAGGCGATTAATCACTCCATCGGTGCTGTCGGTATGAACGAAGGAGACTTAGAGCGCTATCGAGCGCAATCTTACTGCAGTGAACTTCGTGAAGCCCCTGAGATCGTCGATCTCTTCAGTAAAACACCGATCCTCAAGCTTTCAGAATCGTTGATGGGTGAAGGGAACGTTCAAACGCCAACTTCAGGACAGATAGCCCTGCGTTTCCCGGGTCCGTTGCACGTGGATCCAAACGAACCGCACGGACACCTTGACGGGCTGGGGAGTGGTGCAAATGGCATGGCAAAAGGGGTGTATCGGCGTGGATTTACCGCACTCGCTGTGATTTATCTCGCCGATGTTCCGGAACCGTATAGCGGGAACTTCACCGTTTGGCCGAAATCACACAGTTTCTTCGCCGACTATTTCAAAAGGGAAGGGCACGAAATATTGGCGAACGGGATGCCGAACCCGGAACTCCCGGACGGACCAACGCAGATAGTCGGGAAAGCGGGCGATGTAGTCCTAACCCATCACCAGCTCGTTCACACGGCGGCACCAAACGCAGCGGCGGATATCCGCTATGCTGTCATTTTCCGGCTGCGGCATGTCGATTGTGAGCAAAACGGATATGATGCCTACACCGACATTTGGAACGAATGGCCCGGTATTCGAGAAGCGATCATCGCGGCTGATGCTTAAACCACCGTTCAGGAAGCATAAAAAAAACGGGCGACACTGTGATGCCGCCCGTTAACTTTCTATTTCTACTGGAGGTCTTTAATGTATCCCCAAGTGGTACTCAACTTGCCCTTGGGGTCAACGTCGAAGGGGTCGCCGGGCCCACTAGCAAGATGTTTAATTTCCTTTTCAGAGAGGGCGCGGTGGAATAACATAAACTCATCCATAAGTCCATTGAATGCCCATGTAGGTCCTACAGCTGCGTCAAACGCAGCGGCTTCTGAACCAATTCCAAGAAATCCAAATCGTGCCGCTCCAGCCCCAATAACTTTCGTCGGGGCACCCACCTTTTCATCTAACTTTCCATCAACGTAGATGCGTTTCTCTTTTCCATCAAACGTTGCTACCAGATGGTGCCACTTGTCATCCGCAACATCCGTTTTACCGAACCAATCGTGGACAGGACAACAATTGTCAAAAGCGACAAAAGTGGTTGCGGCGTTTCCGCCCACGTCATCACCGACAGCAAAACGGAAGAATTCACTTCGATCCCACGAAGCAATCATCCCCCTCACTCCGGTTTTCGTCCAAGCGGCGAGGGTAATCTCTTCAATCGGGTCCTCATACATGTGTTCCCGCACTGAAATATATTGGGTCGAGTTGCCTGGAAATTCCATACACTCTCCTACTTTGCCTTTCACAATTTTTAAATCTTTACCGTGTAGGAAACCATCATTTCCATTACCAGAAACATCTAAGACATCATCCTTCTTAAGAGTATCTTTGTTAAAACTGTAGTAGATGATGAGTTCTTCTTGACTGACACTCTGCGCGTGGCTTCCCATCACTATCCCTGCCAGCATCAAACCCACCACCATTAATCTGAATATAAGAGCAAGATTCATTGAGGATCTCCTTCTACAGCAATAAACACGCACCATCGGCGTGTTTTTTACCCTTCCTTGTATTAAAAAACAAGAGGTTACTATTAGGGTGCAACTCGCAATTCCATTATACATAGATCCTTTTGACCTGTCGTTGGCAGAGGTTTTGTTTCTACAAAGTCCGTGAGTATGTAGAGCCAATAGTCACCGCACGGATCACGCTTGATCGTGATACGACTGATATTTCCGTAAAACTCACGGTGTTTATGAAAAGTATAAGCGACTTTATCATATCGCCATTTTCCATTATCCCATTTCCGAAAGGTAAGGGTAATGCGATTGTCCTTCAAAGACCAGCCCGTTTGTTTCAGCGTGAAGGATTTAAACTTATGCCGTTTTTTGATTTTCGGCCTACCACCGAGTTTCTTGAAAAAACGATCATATGCCAAGTGAATCCGTTTCAGTTCTTCTTGGATCGCTTGACTCGGCAACGCTTTCCAATGTGGGTGCGTGGTGCGTTTCAAATAATAATCTTTCCTGCGATTTAGGAATATCCACCGACACCTAATAGCATTCTTTCTTCTAGATCCGCATCTTCAAGAAAGGCGTGGGTTAACCCATCTTCGGGTTGGGCACCGCCGTGTGGCGATTTCCGCAGCCACGTTGGCGTATAACTTAAGATTAACATTCTCCGCTTGGCTTTGAGCGTTGGTAAGCCGCGGTGCCACAGATTGCCGTGGATCAAGACACCGCCGCCCGCTTTCACCCGTAACTCGACTTCACCCTCTACCGATTCGTAACTATTCGGTGTTGCCTTGTTTAACCAATCATGCGATCCAGGAACGACTGCGACCGCGCCGGTATCTTCGTTCAGATCATCGAGATAGATGAGGCAATCGATGCAGTGTGGACGTGAAAACCACGGCGGCAATGGGTTAGATACGACACGTAGATGTTGGTGCCACGGCGTTTGGTGCTCCCGATCATCACCCGGGTAAGTGATGCGCGCGCTCAGCCCCCGCAACCGCACAAGGGGTCCCATCATCGCACGCGCAATTGATAACGTCGGTTGGAATTTTAAGAGTTCCAAGAATGCTTCGTCTTTATCCATCAAGTGCCGTGGAATGAAGCCCCACCCTCGTTTACCAGCCATCGCACTATCCCGTTTTTCCCACTCACATTCCTCCAAACCATCGAGAGCATCCCGCAATTTTTGGAGTGCCTGTCCCTGAAAGAGTCCTTCCCGAACGAGGTAACCCGTCTCGGCAAATGTCTGCAACTCTTCAGGGTTCGCGTGCACCTCAATTTCCCAGTGCTGCCCTGTTTCCGAATTTGGGTTGTGGTCGTTCAGTACTTTGTACTGGAGTGTATGTCGTTCCATATTTTCCTCTTAAGTGTCAATGTCGGCTTGGGATATAATCAGTTGTTCTCAAGACTTCTGAATAGTTCCCGATATATAGGTAAGGCAAGCTCCAATTTTAACGCCTGACTGATTCTGAACCATCCGATTATTGAGTGTTCCTCTGGTTGTAAACACTCTGGTTCACCTTTCCAATCTGTTACAACAAATACGTGGTAGGTGTGATCGTTATTGGAATCAAATAGGGTTGAAATGTGTTCAAACTGAATGGGTGTAACACCAATTTCTTCTTGCAGTTCCCTGATGAGTGTCTGTGTTAGCGTTTCAGCACTTTCGCAGTGTCCACCAATCATGTCCCAAACATTCGGATAGGAAGTTCGGTGTTTAGCCCTTTTGCCCAACAGAATTTTGCCATTCCTGAACAAGATTCCGAGAGCACAAACTTTTAATTCCACGGTTTATCCTTACATCAGAGAAGAGTCTGAAACATCTACAGATAGAGTAGGTTTAAATTTTGTCAAATCGTGGGCATCACATTTCCACCGCACACCGGGATATATGCGCCCGTAATGTAACTTGCGAGGTCTGATGCGAGAAAAAGTACGACATTGGCGATCTCTTGGACAGTGCCACGGCGTTGCATCGGGACTTTACTCCAGTAATGTTCATCGGCCGCACTCGCTTCACTCTTTTCACTGACAGTCCATCCAGGGGCAACTTGGTTGACGGTGACACCGTGTGCCCCCACCTCTTTGGCGAGCACGCGCAAAACACCGTCCATACCGCGCTTACCCGATGTGTAGGCACTCTGTCTTGCGAAGTTTTGCATTGAACATTCCGTATTAATGCTGACGACCCGCCCCCATCCGGCTTCTATCATCGCAGGGACAAACGCTTGTGCCATGTATACATTGTGCAGGACGCATGACTGGAACTGGCTCTCGTAGTCTTCAGCGGACTGTTCCAAAACCGAAGTCCAGTTATACTGAATGACGGCATTATTGACGATGATATCTGCCGAACCGAGCCTGTCTGAGACTGCATCACGCATGGCATTTATCGAATCCTGATCCGTGACATCCGCCTGTACGACCGCTGCCCGGACACCTTTAACGGTAACTTCGTCTTGTAGTAGGTGTGCTGTTTCTTGGTCCCGGTAGTAGCAGATCGCAATATCCGCACCCGCTTCCGCCAAGGTCCGGACCATCACGCGCCCCAATGCCCCTGAACCGCCTGTAATTACCGCGACTTTATTGGAAAGGTCAATCGGAATCATTTCCGCTCCATCTCCTAAAAATAGCGCGCCGTGTTATGGCTGTAACAAGTCACCAGGAATACGAGACATCGGATAATTTGCGTCTTCGTCGCGATTCGCGATGATTTCCGGGATT
It encodes the following:
- a CDS encoding BamA/TamA family outer membrane protein is translated as MKYTITKALMALLLLISPAVQSQSNNGTVAFDCPNLPSSEFQFDLDRRVIALVMEEPTSNIAPLFNNIDNLHLRNYRSRSVDLKEVVQYYGETLKARSWNILGHPLQGDVEDDNLHLYTFQVNETLQGIFVIVKSGGDVYLINIVGEIPKKQLGGLLLNLHQLGIEIPELMSLKPRDLEIAPPPPLPTPKVVEPTPAPVEKETHKQKRTHTAEEVSPSLQETQEPATSWNWTFDGEQIHDIQIQGVNGIESANIVKILENGSGDVTEVMPILTRVLLNSSKKASLRVDEADAKRVAIINVEDIPVTRTISVLRSLNISGSRGDKVHKSSFDKLILQKLAEAQILTDGTRFRAGNAPIHEIRIQGNQKISEAQIQQALENGSEDLEQALKTLYKAMPYFEEVNLKVDEENSKYIATITVDEKPLSNTYLGLNPPIRFGFNRVTGWEIGTGFEVGKRKDLGPLWAWRVSNSRSEQTSNFFGKASYAFGNPHVHYRMGGTANWGKPYIWNLGLTAQIHRLTDAVAPEMFPNYNNNASISQRVIGIADLQNYYLRQGAEIALRWAPVLPTHAFKLAMVTESHASLQKSTDWFVANWKSNLQVRDNPPISPGRMRSLTLQYDFKDQASLLGWHNTLLIEHSNAAVGSDFDFTRLLLHLRYAFRLQNNRIRTRFLFGFSDSTLPIQRQFVIDGMGGLRGYSWRKPASESEGPITYKSGHRSSPYTFAGDRGFLLNIEYHHRLSNLLSWRIFRNAFAIVFFDEGQVWNVSGPKYIFDPKGNIGLGLQFGAGEDVFRVNIAKAFESSRGIHVTTVWSQRF
- a CDS encoding DUF4159 domain-containing protein, with the protein product MRTIQLLAIFIVMSSSVILSNSAGDSDRFTFVRLKYGGQLTRRSSWRVDWPASDRNFIWQLRKQTNIDADPREKIIDVGATELFEYPFAYILEVGSLRLSRREAKNLREYLLRGGFIFVDDFHGEREWKWFYAEFKKIFPERDPVDIPISHPIFRCFFKIEELVQIPGLRSLFSGRTYERYDGYPAYCRGVYDDNGRLMMMINFNTDLGDAWEHAAEEFYPREYSNVALQMGINAVIYALTH
- a CDS encoding phytanoyl-CoA dioxygenase family protein, giving the protein MTNFGRVARFSTRKMEKAYMLSRKEKLEFYENGYISIPGVVPRLMIDAARQAINHSIGAVGMNEGDLERYRAQSYCSELREAPEIVDLFSKTPILKLSESLMGEGNVQTPTSGQIALRFPGPLHVDPNEPHGHLDGLGSGANGMAKGVYRRGFTALAVIYLADVPEPYSGNFTVWPKSHSFFADYFKREGHEILANGMPNPELPDGPTQIVGKAGDVVLTHHQLVHTAAPNAAADIRYAVIFRLRHVDCEQNGYDAYTDIWNEWPGIREAIIAADA
- a CDS encoding LamG domain-containing protein, whose translation is MYNGIASCTLIVTSCFLIQGRVKNTPMVRVYCCRRRSSMNLALIFRLMVVGLMLAGIVMGSHAQSVSQEELIIYYSFNKDTLKKDDVLDVSGNGNDGFLHGKDLKIVKGKVGECMEFPGNSTQYISVREHMYEDPIEEITLAAWTKTGVRGMIASWDRSEFFRFAVGDDVGGNAATTFVAFDNCCPVHDWFGKTDVADDKWHHLVATFDGKEKRIYVDGKLDEKVGAPTKVIGAGAARFGFLGIGSEAAAFDAAVGPTWAFNGLMDEFMLFHRALSEKEIKHLASGPGDPFDVDPKGKLSTTWGYIKDLQ
- a CDS encoding phytanoyl-CoA dioxygenase family protein, coding for MERHTLQYKVLNDHNPNSETGQHWEIEVHANPEELQTFAETGYLVREGLFQGQALQKLRDALDGLEECEWEKRDSAMAGKRGWGFIPRHLMDKDEAFLELLKFQPTLSIARAMMGPLVRLRGLSARITYPGDDREHQTPWHQHLRVVSNPLPPWFSRPHCIDCLIYLDDLNEDTGAVAVVPGSHDWLNKATPNSYESVEGEVELRVKAGGGVLIHGNLWHRGLPTLKAKRRMLILSYTPTWLRKSPHGGAQPEDGLTHAFLEDADLEERMLLGVGGYS
- a CDS encoding NUDIX domain-containing protein, translating into MELKVCALGILFRNGKILLGKRAKHRTSYPNVWDMIGGHCESAETLTQTLIRELQEEIGVTPIQFEHISTLFDSNNDHTYHVFVVTDWKGEPECLQPEEHSIIGWFRISQALKLELALPIYRELFRSLENN
- a CDS encoding SDR family oxidoreductase gives rise to the protein MPIDLSNKVAVITGGSGALGRVMVRTLAEAGADIAICYYRDQETAHLLQDEVTVKGVRAAVVQADVTDQDSINAMRDAVSDRLGSADIIVNNAVIQYNWTSVLEQSAEDYESQFQSCVLHNVYMAQAFVPAMIEAGWGRVVSINTECSMQNFARQSAYTSGKRGMDGVLRVLAKEVGAHGVTVNQVAPGWTVSEKSEASAADEHYWSKVPMQRRGTVQEIANVVLFLASDLASYITGAYIPVCGGNVMPTI